Below is a genomic region from Sulfurovum riftiae.
TCATAATACTCCGCCTTGTCCATCAGGAGAAGATAAGCTTTCAGTGCGCCTTCAAGGTCTTCATTCATCGTCAACATATTACTTCACTGCCTTTTCTATTTTTTCTATCAGCACTGTAATGTTCCTGTCATGGGCAAAACAGCTGTTGATCCTGCAGGCAAGATACTCATCGCTCTGTTCAGACTTGCTTAAAACAAAAGGGTATCGTATACTATCTATCTCTTTTTGTGCATTCTGTAACAATCTCTTTTTTGCATGGATGATCACATCTCCTCTTTTCAAGCGCAGATAGAGATGTACCAGTTTGGGGACCTTGGCAGGTGCCTCCTGTAAAACAGCTCCCTGCCGGTCAATGGTCTTTTTCACAATATCCAGGTAGTAGAGATCTTCCTTTAGAGCAGCCAGCTTCATCAGTGATTCCAGCATCACACTCAATGCAGAGGTATAGTACCGATCATCAAAATCAGCCAAAGCTTCTATGTGGTCATCACTCAGGTACCAGCGCCCTTTCCTGTAGAATTTCCCGATCGCCTCTTTCCCCAGTATTGCCGCTTTAACCAGATACTCCGGATCATACGTTCGTGCATATCCCTCCAACAGGGCATCACACAAAAAAGCATGGTCCTCCAGAAGTGCTCTCTGCTTTGGCTTCTTGCCAAAAAGTGTCTGGTGATAGAGCTCTCCATCCTTTCGCATCAATTTCCACAGCTTCGCAACACTCTTTTTGGCATCTTCAAGATAGCCCGGATCGATCTTCGAAGCAACAAAGAGTGCTTTGATCATCATCGCATTCCAGGCAGTGATGACCTTTCTGTCTACGAAAGGAAATGTGCGTTTTTGCCTCAGTTCTTTCAAGTATCTTTTGACGTGCAGTACTCCGGAAGGCTCTTTATCTCCAGTAATATGTGCATGAGAAAGCTCTCCATCCACATTACCGTCCTCTTCTATCCCCAGATAAGCAAGTGCCTCTTCCAGTGTTTCGGCTTGTATACCTCTTTTCAAAAGTGCTTCTTTCTCCTCCTCATAGTTGTAGATATAGTAGCCTCCCTCTTCCCCATCACTGTCCGCATCACTGGCAGAAAAGTAGAGCCAATCTTGCATAAAGTGTGTCTGCATCTCATTGACCGTTTCTCGTGCAACTTTCTTATAGAGAGGATCTTTCGTCTCTTCGAACATCTCCGCATACACCGGGATCAGTTCAGCATTGGTATAGAGCATCTTCTCAAAATGCGGGCTCTGCCACAATGTATCTGTCGTATAGCGGAAGAATCCACCGTCTATCTGATCGTATATTCCGCCCTGTGCCATCTTTTTGACTGTTGCCTCTGCCATATAAAAGGCACTTTTATTTCCGTTCAGTCTATAGATCGTCAAAAGTAATTCGATCTTGGAAGCCTCCGGAAATTTCGGTCGGGAAGCAAACCCGCCGTTTTGTGCATCGAACTCTTTTCCTATCTCTGTTACGGTTTTATCTAAGAGATTTTTTACACTCTCTTTTTTCAAAGCTTGTTTCAAACCTGTTTTCTTCTCTGCCTGCGCATAGGCAACGGTCAACTTCTTCAATGCAGCTTTGTTTTCTTTCAACGCAGCAAAGGAAGGCAACATATTGAGCAGCCCTTTGGAACCATACCCCTCCTCTTTGGGGATATAGGTCCCCAGATGGAATACTTTCCCTTCAGGGGTCATGAACACACTCAGGGGCCAACCTCCTCGCTCACCATAAAATACCATGTAAAGCTGCTGGTACTTCTTGTCAAGCTGGGGATACTCCTCCCTATCCACTTTGATGGAGACAAAATCATCATTCAGAAGTTTGGCCACGGTCTCATCTGTAAAACTCTCCTTTTCCATCTCATGACACCAGTGACAGGTACTGTAGCCGATGGAAAGGAAGATGAACTTGTGCTCTTTTTTCGCTTTTTCAAATGCTTTCTCTCCCCATGGGTACCAGTCCACAGGATTGTGTGCATGCTGCTGAAGATATGGAGAGTGCTCATTGATGAGTGCGTTGGTATGGTTATGTTCGGCAAACAACAGTCCCGTTAACATAAACCATAAAAGAATTTTTTTCATTGTATATATCTCCATTGGTCGATAAATCGACCCTACATGATCTAAAACCAGGATTTGAATTCAAATAATATGCTATTGCGTAGGGTCGATTTATCGACCGAAATCTGTTATAATCATTCCATATTATCAAAGAGCCACTATGACCCAAAAAGAAAAAGATACCATAAAAGAG
It encodes:
- a CDS encoding thioredoxin domain-containing protein, with the protein product MLTGLLFAEHNHTNALINEHSPYLQQHAHNPVDWYPWGEKAFEKAKKEHKFIFLSIGYSTCHWCHEMEKESFTDETVAKLLNDDFVSIKVDREEYPQLDKKYQQLYMVFYGERGGWPLSVFMTPEGKVFHLGTYIPKEEGYGSKGLLNMLPSFAALKENKAALKKLTVAYAQAEKKTGLKQALKKESVKNLLDKTVTEIGKEFDAQNGGFASRPKFPEASKIELLLTIYRLNGNKSAFYMAEATVKKMAQGGIYDQIDGGFFRYTTDTLWQSPHFEKMLYTNAELIPVYAEMFEETKDPLYKKVARETVNEMQTHFMQDWLYFSASDADSDGEEGGYYIYNYEEEKEALLKRGIQAETLEEALAYLGIEEDGNVDGELSHAHITGDKEPSGVLHVKRYLKELRQKRTFPFVDRKVITAWNAMMIKALFVASKIDPGYLEDAKKSVAKLWKLMRKDGELYHQTLFGKKPKQRALLEDHAFLCDALLEGYARTYDPEYLVKAAILGKEAIGKFYRKGRWYLSDDHIEALADFDDRYYTSALSVMLESLMKLAALKEDLYYLDIVKKTIDRQGAVLQEAPAKVPKLVHLYLRLKRGDVIIHAKKRLLQNAQKEIDSIRYPFVLSKSEQSDEYLACRINSCFAHDRNITVLIEKIEKAVK